The Apium graveolens cultivar Ventura chromosome 11, ASM990537v1, whole genome shotgun sequence genome has a window encoding:
- the LOC141695325 gene encoding uncharacterized protein LOC141695325, whose amino-acid sequence MPPQLRTMFVNIVVYSPISHPRSLWDTHWGCMSDDIVLMRRHLTNNPNLCLSDYDIQNYVLAEIEKLLNDIGKSLTNYLDMPFPGEAYFSNSDNRLILEEASYDTEEIKKIHEKNHSLLNDEQKRVYDSILDNINHKKGGVFFVYGSGGSGKTFLWQTLYCRLRSEHKIVLPVASCSIATMLLPGGRTAHSRFHIPLKLDEHCSAGLRHGTDISELIQQTDLIIWDEAPMQHRHAFECVDRSLRDIMSVVDKRRAKKPFGSITIVFCGDFRQILPVIPKTSRAEVV is encoded by the exons ATGCCTCCACAACTCCGTACAATGTTTGTCAACATTGTAGTTTACAGTCCAATTTCTCATCCGCGTAGTCTTTGGGATACTCATTGGGGATGCATGTCGGATGATATTGTTCTTATGAGACGACACCTCACTAACAATCCAAATCTTTGTCTATCAGATTATGATATCCAGAATTACGTTCTTGCAG AGATtgagaaattgttgaatgatattGGTAAAAGCCTTACAAACTACCTAGATATGCCATTTCCAGGAGAAGCATATTTTTCCAACTCTGACAATAGGCTAATTCTTGAGGAAGCATCCTATGACACAgaagaaataaagaaaatccacGAAAAAAATCATAGTCTTCTGAATGATGAACAGAAGAGAGTCTATGATTCAATTCTTGACAATATCAACCACAAAAAAGGTGGTGTTTTCTTCGTTTACGGGAGTGGAGGTTCTGGAAAGACTTTCTTGTGGCAGACACTATATTGTCGATTACGGTCAGAGCATAAGATTGTGCTTCCTGTGGCCTCATGTAGTATAGCTACTATGTTGCTTCCCGGTGGAAGAACCGCACACTCGCGCTTTCACATACCTCTCAAACTTGATGAACATTGTTCTGCCGGGTTAAGACATGGGACCGATATTTCCGAGCTTATTCAACAAACTGATTTAATAATCTGGGACGAGGCACCTATGCAACATCGTCATGCATTTGAATGCGTTGATCGATCCTTGAGAGATATTATGTCTGTTGTTGATAAAAGAAGAGCTAAAAAGCCATTTGGTAGTATAACCATTGTTTTTTGTGGAGATTTTCGGCAAATACTTCCAGTTATTCCAAAAACGTCAAGAGCTGAAGTAGTTTGA
- the LOC141695326 gene encoding uncharacterized protein LOC141695326, with the protein MRLNAGNTESENKIIAEFSKWQLAVGDGKETNISPDSDSGEMLIKIPDQYIIHTSRDPIQKLFEICYAMTINKSQGQSLDTVGLYLPRAAFSHGHIYVAISRVTRPEGLHILIDSDDGRNTNITNNVVFEEVFYNLPSVDN; encoded by the exons ATGAGGCTTAATGCAGGAAATACAGAATCGGAGAATAAAATCATCGCTGAATTCAGCAAGTGGCAGCTTGCAGTCGGTGATGGTAAGGAAACCAATATTTCTCCAGATTCAGACAGTGGTGAAATGTTAATCAAGATTCCTGATCAATATATCATTCATACGTCTAGAGATCCTATCCAGAAGCTTTTTGAG ATATGTTATGCCATGACAATTAACAAAAGTCAGGGACAATCACTTGATACGGTTGGGCTTTACCTTCCTAGAGCAGCTTTCTCACATGGACATATTTATGTTGCGATTTCTAGAGTTACACGTCCTGAAGGCCTCCATATTCTCATAGATAGTGATGATGGTAGGAACACAAATATTACAAATAATGTAGTTTTTGAGGAAGTGTTTTACAATCTTCCAAGCGTAGACAATTGA